CCAGGTGAAACCACTGCTGCAAGTCACCCGCCAAGAGGAAGAAATGCAGGCCAAGGATGAAGAGTTACAAAAAACtaaggaaaaacaacaaaaagcagaGAGTGAAttgaaggagctggaacagaaACACTCACAGGTGATTTACAGCTCTGAGCCACTAGCTGTTCTTTGACCATGTCTAGAAGCTGTTATAATAAAGGTATCTCTCTCCTTTGCACTTGTGATTGTCTTCATAGCAATGGTCCAGAGCAAAAGGTCAGTGCAGACAAGCTCCCAGTCCCTTCAGTAAAGGCCCAACATCCACACAAGAATGTGTGGTGGAGCTGCCTGCCTGCACCCCAGCAATGTCCAGGAAAACAACCAACTTGCACTCCAAGCTTAACTTCCTCTCCATTTTATTTATGCAGCTTGTTGAAGAGAAGAACCTCCTGGCAGAGAAGCTTCAGGCAGAAACTGAGCTGTATGCTGAGGCTGAGGAGATGAGAGTCCGTTTAGCTGCTAAGAAACAAGAGCTGGAAGAGGTCCTGCATGAGATGGAAGCCAGGatcgaggaggaggaggaacgcagccagcagctgcaggcagagaagaaaaagatgcAACAACAAATGCTGGTAAGGAGAGATAAGTGACAAATACAAACAGTAGCTTGGATCTCACTGGGACAcaagagagacagaaaaaccTCAGATCCTAGGACAGTGCTTGCTGCACAACCCTCTGTAGGATGTATGTCTGTGCTACTGAAGGAAGGACAATCAATTGATGCTCTTTCCTCCAGAgcgctcctcttcctcatctcaACCCTAACATTTTCTCTAAAACATTAACAAATCTTTCCTTGTATATTGTCAAGTATTACAGATTGTCTAGTTCTTTATAAAAACAACAAAGTTTACAACATACAGTAATAAGCATTAAGCATTTTTTAAGAACTGTAGAAGTAGTATTTGATTTCTAGAATTCATGTTTTGTGGGTTTCTTTTCCCCCCCAAAGGACCTTGAGGAACAGCtggaacaagaagaagaagcaaGGCAGAAACTGCAACTTGAAAAAGTAGCAGCAGATAGCAAGATAAAGAAAATGGAAGATGATATTCTGGTAATGGAAGATCAGAATAACAAGCTAAGCAAGGTGAGTTCTAGGTCCACTTTCTTACTCTGAAAATAGTGGAAGTTGAGAGAAAACCTTCTTTTCCACTGGAATGCTAGGAACACTCTTGACTATCTAATCTCATGGAAAAGAAGGTTTTCTAGTGGAAAAGAAGGTTTTCTCTCAACTTTATAGTTGAGAGAAATAGTTACACTAGACCATCAGTCCTGCCTGTATCAAATGCATTTCTGATTATTTCTCTGTGCCCATTTAAACAATCCAAAATTGTGTAAAACTACTCTGTTGTAGCAACAATATTTTTGAGCAAAATATTTACAGCAGTCATGCACAATCAGTGGAAGACATATCTTCTATCCAAGAGCAGACTAAATAATTCTCTTGGTTTTCAACTAATTTCAATAAAACTTCATTATTAAAACTGGAAAATAAGAATGTCTTCCAGTACTTTTTGAAAGGGATTGCTCCTGTAAGCTGGGCCCTGTACTTAGCAGGCATCAGAGAGAGCCCAAGATTTTAAGAGCAGAAGCTTAGAGAACATAAAAGTCATAGACACCCCTCCATAGCTCATCTGTAACTGAAAAATTGAAATGTATCACTTCAATCTCAAGAAGTACAGCATAAAAGGACAATCTCTTGGACATTTTTGGTTGGCAAAGAGTTGATTTATAATCACCAATGACAGACACGTTTGctaacagaaatattttatttttcttaaggaaagaaaacaacttGAGGAAAGAATAAGTGATCTAACAACAAATCttgcagaagaagaagaaaaagccaaaaatctTACAAAGCTCAAGAACAAACATGAATCCATGATTTCTGAACTTGAAGGTAATATGAACAATAGTCTATTAGGGTTTGtagaatttcttctttttccttggcacagaacaaaaaaacctcaacaatctggagacatttttaaaattgtgtggggtatttccaaattttttatGCTGAACCCAGTTTGGTGATAATCACCAAATCTTCACGCTGCCAAACAACAGAAATCTTTTATTCCTTATATATAAAAGAGTAGAGagaaaaatgaggggaaaaaatgcttaTGTTGGAGAAAGATAAAGAAATTATTCTTCAGGATGGCTAGAAATAAGGCATTACATGTCGCTCCAAAAACACAGTGACCTGTAGTTAAATGCATGGCCACACTGGAGACCAGAACCATTTGTTTGAGTTTAGATTAAGGACTCCTGGCACTACCACAGTCTGGTGACCAAAATCCCTCCTTTTCCAGTGCGGCtgaagaaggaagagaagagCAGACAAGAACTGGACAAAGCTAAGAGGAAGCTGGAAGGGGAGGCAAATGATCTGCATGAGCAGAttgcagagctccaggcacaaatTGCTGACCTGAAGGCACAACTGGCCaagaaggaggaagagctgcaggctgctctggccaggTACTCACTCCTGGGTCTGCACACGGTGGAAAGCCCAGGCTGGAACTTATCTTGCCCCTCCCCAGACAGTGAGAAGCTCCAGCCATGAATCTCATCTCTCAGTTCATCCCCTCCATGTGCCTCCCCATTTTCCAAATGTCCTTTTGTGAAAAGTAATTATGCTATTGCTTGTTCCATAGACAAATAATCTATTTTATTGAATTACCTCCAGGTATCAATGAAAACTGCTCTTCCCACAGGCAAGGGCAGTGCTGTCAAGTATGATGAAATGTAACAATTTAATTCATAGGCAATAGGCAAAAATTAATTAAGAGCCTGATCTTGAACCACTCCAGAATCtctgtggatttttaaaataaatttaagagGGAAAACACTCCACCAAAACTTGCTGAATCAACTGATCAGCATCTCCAGACACTGCATCCGGCTAAAGTACAGCTGTCTGATCTTTTTTGCATCAGTCTCCCTTTCTTTGGCACTTTCTTGCACAGAACTTATAAATCTTCAGTGTATACTGACTTCCTCAAAGTGAAATAGTTTGTTATTACTTTTTTACATTTCTAAAATGAAATGTTCTTTTTTCAAAAAGGCTTGAAGATGAAACTACTCACAAGAACAACGCCCTGAAGAAGATCCGTGAATTGGAATCTGTAATTTCTGATCTCCAGGAAGACTTGGAGTCTGAAAAAGCTgcaagaaacaaagcagaaaagcaaaagagagACCTCGGTGAAGAGCTGGAGGCTCTTAAGACAGAGCTTGAGGACACTTTGGATACCACAGCCgcccagcaggagctcaggtATGGATGTGTAGCACAAGGGACAAAAAGGAACGTCCCCAAGCTCAGTTCACGGGCATTGCAGTAGGGCTGGAAcgctctttgctgctgctgctccactgATGTCTGTCACCTTCCAGAGCAAAGCGTGAGCAGGAGGTCACAGTGCTGAAGAGAGCCCTGGAGGAGGAGACCCGAACCCATGAAGCCCAGGTCCAGGAGATGAGGCAAAAACACACTCAGGCTGTGGAAGAGCTCACAGACCAGCTGGAACAATTTAAACGGGTAAACAGAAATCCATCTCATTGAAAACCACTCCTAGATAACACAATTTACTCTTATAAATCATCTTTATTTATTCACTTCTTCACATGCTTGTAGGCTAAAGCAAACTTGGATAAGGCCAAACAGTCACTGGAGAAAGACAATGCTGATCTGGCTAATGAAGTCAGGAGCCTGAATCAGGCCAAACAAGATGTGGAGcacaagaagaagaagctggAAGTACAGCTGCAGGATTTACAGTCCAAATACACTGAGGGAGAGCGTGTTCGGACAGAACTCAATGAAAAAGTCCATAAATTACAGGTAGGAAGGAGTTTGATGCTTTGCTGTGACACCATGGGACTGAGAAGCCCAGTTTATCTAGAGGAATTACTGCcctgcagccaaaatgctcaTTTTTTGTCAACTTAAACTCCTACCTCAATTACCACACAATTAATCAACTACAACCAGTCCATCTCATGGAACAGGGAGCTTTTAGTCTCACCACCCCTCTGTACGTGCTGCAGTCTGTAATGCCATCACTGATTCAGTGACCATGATGCAGATCTGAcagtttctttctgtttgttcATTTCTGGCTGGTGGGGAAGATTAACAGGTGTGTGGCTTTTGGAAATATATTAGACAGCTATTAAACACATGTGCTCAGAAAAGATGACAATGAAAGGAGAATGCTCACTTAGCTACAGTTTAAGAAATAACTGAAGATCATTTTAAATGGTTCTCTGGTAGATGTTCAATGTCCAGATATACTAATCAAGCTTATTGTTGCATCTTGTTCATAGCTGCAGTAAGTTttgctttattattttaagatggtggataaataagaaaatataaTCAAATGCATCAACTTCTGTCAAACttgggaagaggaaggaaatccaccaaaaatccccattctCCTTTGCAGTTCATTGAAAGGAACATACTACTATTGCTTTATGAATATGACTAGATATAGGATAATAAATACTGTGGTAAACTAGGCAAAAAATGGCATTAGATAAGATTTCAGACAAACCCAAGGAAACTAAAGATTAAGGAAGATATTGAAGCTTTGCAAAATAACTGAGTTTATTCTCTGTGGCATCTCACAGGTGGAGGTTGAAAATGTCACCAGTCTGCTCaatgaagcagaaggcaaaaATATCAAGTTGACCAAAGACGTTGCAGCCTTAGGATCTCAGCTACAAGATACACAGGTAAACTTGCATCCAAGATCAGCTCACCTACAATATTCATAAAATGCACAATAAAAAGACCTAAACTAATGACTGTCTTGCCAATTGCTGTGGtgactgcaggagctgcttcaGGAAGAAACGCGGCAGAAGCTCAATGTGTCCACCAAGCTCCGCCAGTTGGAGGATGAAAAGAACAGCTTGCAGGAGCAGTTGGatgaagaaacagaagcaaaacaaaatgtgGAGAGACATATTTCAACACTGACAATACAGGTATCAGTGCCATAATGAAATCATTAGCCCCATCACTGAGAGCTGTGTTGGCAGTTGCAGAGGATCTGTAGAATTATCCTGGCACAGCACATGGACCTTCAGGGAATTTGTGCTGTTAGCCCAGATGGCACCAGTGGTGCTCCAAAATGCAGGCAGCAGTCCCCCTGTCCTTTAAAATGTCATCCCTAGGACAGGTACAAATGCAAGGTAGCTCCACACATAGTCTTGCACACAAGGCCTCTATGTGCATCCTAGGTCTGTGCTCTGCCTCATTTTATGGAGGCTGGTGATGGGTACCTGCCACCAACTTCACACAGGTCAGACTAGGAAAGCCTCAGGTCTTGGCCGTCTCCTGGCCAAGTTTTTGTCTGTCTGCCAAGTTTTGTTGTCACAGCTACAAAGATTTGTCCTCTGAATTCAAATTTCAGCTCTCTGACTCTAAGAAGAAGATACAGGAATTTACCACCACAGTAGAGTTCATGGAAGAAGGCAAAAAGAAACTTCAGAAAGAAATTGAAAGTCTCACACAACAGTTTGAGGAAAAGGCTGCTTCTTACGACAAACTGGAAAAAACCAAGAACAGactccagcaggagctggatgaCCTGGTGGTGGACTTGGACAACCAGCGTCAGTTGGTCTCTAACCTGgagaagaaacagaagaagTTTGACCAGGTATGGACTTCAGATTTTCCCTTGCTCTGTTATCACCTGTCTGGAACTCACAGAGTGTccactgggacacagggacaaaaGAATTAACTAAAATTTAATTATACaagaaatgtttaattttgtatttatgTGCCTTTATCAAAAGCAGAGACTTTTCTCTGTCATTAACAACTGACAAAACAGCTGCAATAGAAAAGCCTGTTATTAATGACCTCCTGAATTCACACTACCTTTTCACAGATGCTAGCTGAAGAGAAGAACATCTCCTCCAAATATGCAGATGAAAGGGACAGAGCAGAAGCTGAAGCtagagaaaaggaaacaaaggctCTGTCCTTGGCTCGAGCACTTGAAGAGGCTTTGGAAGCCAAAGAAGAACTGGAGAGAACAAACAAAATGTTGAAAGCTGAAATGGAAGATCTCGTTAGCTCCAAAGATGACGTTGGCAAGAATGTAAGTTTTGGCCTTAGAACAATCTCCACAACAATAACTTAAAATAGCAGCTAAAAGAATATATAATTGTTTCCAGTGTGGGaaattctctgcagcacacaaATCCATTCAGCAAGATCAGATATTTCATAAAAAATTCAAAGGTTTTTCCATTTGTGTCCAAACTTTCAAGGGACTTGGCAAAGTAACTGTAGGCtatgtttatttttaacataACTTCAAGCATGAAGATTCTAACTGATATGTATTAGTTTATTACACTTCTTTGAAATGGTAAACTCTGCAAATCTTATTTTATTAGTTATATTTGACTTTGCCACCTGGCTTATATTTACTTACATAACTGCAGCAAATTTCCACTTCTGCATTGCCAATCACTTCTTTTATTACAGATATATGATTATATTATTTCTAATATTAAATGAATTAAATTGTGATATTTGACTAGATGAAAACCGAAAGATTGGGATAAAGAGAATCTCGTTGTTTTAAGATGGTTTTGCAAGTACAAAATAAAACTAATTTAGCATTTTCAGTGTAAATTAGATGGTTCATTGTCCACACCTGATAGTTTCAAATGTGGCCTACACTGCAGGTATACTGTGTATAACTAGAATTATTCTCATTTGTCATAACAAATCTATTAAATTCTCATTGCCTTAAAGGTCCATGAATTGGAGAAATCTAAACGGACCCTGGAACAGCAAGTAGAAGAGATGAAGACACAATTAGAAGAGCTGGAGGATGAGCTACAGGCTGCAGAGGATGCCAAACTCAGGTTGGAAGTTAACATGCAGGCTCTGAAAGGCCAGTTTGAAAGAGATTTACAAGCCAGAGATGAACAGAATGAGGAGAAGAAAAGACAACTCCTCAGACAGGTACCATTGCCAACTACTGTCTTAAATATATAACCAAGCCAGTTGAAAGGCCCCAACCTAGTGCCATTATTAAAGTATCTCACTAACTAGAATGAAAAAATCATTACATTGCCTTGAACTTGgtgattaaaacaaaaaagaggaagaaaaaaagggttATTGTACTAAAGAAGGCAGGGAGGGTTCCCTGTTTCAGTAGCAGATGCACAGTTACCAACAAATGTAGCTATTTAACTCTACAATCAATATAGTATAAAACATATGAATTGCTATTTCTGGCAGTCAGAACCACATTCTCTGTATTCTCAGTGCAAGTAAAAAAAGACAACTTCTAATAGATCTGCCTTCCCAAGGTACACTGGATGCATACAAAAGCATTGGAGATAAAACTTATTGGATAAAACTTATTGGATAAAACTTATTCGTACAGAAATGCTGTGACAGCAAGGACAACTGCTGTAGTCATCATCTTATAATACACACATTTCCATGAATACAGGACCCAAAATGCTGAGTCCTTTCAAAAGCTTTTAATTTTGGGACAAAATGGGAATCTGTTTAAACTGCCAGGGAAGTCACAGTTAACAGAGATATGGGGTCTGTACCCACTATTCAGAGTGTTTAAGAGTCCCCAAGGACTTTGCTAAACTGAACTTGTTTTCCTTAATGATCAGCTCCATGAATATGAAACTGAACTGGAAGATGAGCGGAAGCAAcgtgccctggcagctgctgccaagaagaAGCTGGAGATGGATGTTAAAGACCTGGAGAGCCAGGCTGACTCTGCCAACAAAGGTCGGGAAGAAGCCATCAAACAGCTTCGCAAATTACAGGTAAGTAACCCCAAAAAGACAGTTTTTCCCACTGTTGTGTCTTATACAATCACAATACAGAAGTTAGGTGACATCTGTGAGCTTGATGCCCATTACAGATGATTGGTCAGAGGGGGAATTTTAACTAGACTGCCACATTCAAATATCAGTATTTGAATGCTCAGTTTGAATGACAGTGGAAAATTTCACAGGGCAAATTATTAAAATCTTGAATTTCATGCTTCTGACTTACCCATATGGAGGAAAACAAAGATTCACATGAAAAGAAAGGACTGTAAGATAAAATCTATTACAAGGCTTCAATCTGGGCTCTAACACTTGACTCTTGAGCATAAAAGACTGTTCGGAAATCAGGTTGTCTCTGAATTATCATGTTCCTGTTTATATTTTAAACCTCCATATCAACTGTTCTGTCACATGCTGACAACTAAACAACAAAAATGTTCTTAATCAGAAACATTACAATTCTACATGTACTCAAATATTCAGAGGACCATAGGCATTACAAAAGATGCAGTGTTCAAGTGGAAGCATTGCCCACCTTGGAATAGCATTTCAGATCTTTCCAATATGTGCTAACAGatctctgcaaaaaaaaaaaaaaacttcagcaGCATTATGACAATGTAACTGTGTATGTGTTCTGTTCCATCCACATTTCTTTCAACTGAAATTGTAACAAATTTGTTATTCTTTTCAACAAGGCTCAGATGAAGGACTACCAGCGAGAGCTGGATGATGCACGGGCTGCcagagaagaaatattttctacagccagagaaaatgagaagaaagCAAAGAGTCTGGAAGCAGAACTCCTGCAGCTTCAGGAGGTAAAGTGGGAAACCTACAGCAGAATGAAGGAGATTACACATGGCCTTCAGTAGCAAAACAGAACTGGCAGTGAAGCAATCTAACAGCTCTTAGGGACCGAACTTGTAACAAGTTCCATGTGCTCCACACACTCCACTAAAGCTGCTGGATTTACATCTGAGCACAGTCAGATTGAGCTGAAAAAAATCACCTTGGAAGAAGGTACAGATCCCCAGCCTTAAAGGGAAATGAACTGTATGATCCAACACAAATTGTTTTCAATAGCAATAAATTCTTGAGGGCTTAGTGCTATTATTCCTACCTGTATTAAATGGCCATCTTGTGactaaaacaaataaaacagaaaCCCGCTGACAGGGTGGATAAAGTGTATTTCATGGTACTTCCCTAGGATTTATGACATGACAAGAATTTATTCTGTTACAAGACAATCCATCTCATACCAGCTTTAGAAAATTTACAGTCCTCTGAATAATGCTATAACTACTTGAACATTTACTCATTTCCTTACTATGCtgctttttccatttctctaggacctggctgctgcagaaagaGCTCGCAAACAAGCAGACCAGGAGAAAGATGAGATGGCAGAGGAACTTGCAAGCGCTGCCTCTGGAAGGTAGGAACACACCAAATTACACACAAGGCTCTGAATGTGCTACTAATGCTGCCAAGAAAAGTTTTGCTCTGTTCCCAACAGCCATCTGCCCTTGACAAGACAACATGCACACATATGACTACTTCCATTGAAATATCTAGTTCTTTCCTGAATTATTGGCAGCTCACAATACAATCATAACATATGGTCAGAGCCAGAACTACTCACTTTTCAAATTTACATTTCCAGGACAAGCCTTCAGGATGAGAAACGGCGCCTGGAGGCAAGAATTGCTCAGCTGGAGGAAGAGCTGGAAGAGGAGCAAGGCAACATAGAGGCAATGAATGACCGCATGAGGAAAGCAGTACAGCAGGTACAGCTCGTTCCAGCACACAGTTCTGTTCATATTCCAGCAAAAGCTGCTTGTGGTTCTCAGTATCTGGAGGATTGCCTTCCCAAATTGCCACCTGTCATTTGTCTGAAAGCATGCTGCACTTGTGACagcatcccttccctccttgcaggcagagcagctgaacAATGAGCTGGCAACAGAGCGCTCAACTGCACAGAAGAACGAAAACGCTCGGCAGCAACTGGAGAGGCAGAACAAAGAGCTAAAGAGCAAGCTGCAGGAGATGGAGGGAGCTGTGAAGAACAAATTCAAAGCCACAATTGCTGCTCTGGAGGCCAAAATTTCTTCTCTCGAAGAGCAATTGGAACAGGAAGCCAGGTACTGGTCTCCAGAGGGCACTGCTGTCCATTTATTGTTCCAGTTaatgagacagaaaataaacaaaggCAAGCAGGATTTATGTCAGCAGGTTCTCAGTGCCACTAAACTTGGTAAAGTCTCTCACTTAACATTCCTGAGACATATGGCAAGCAACTGGAGCTGCTACAGTTTCTGATTAAGATTCATTTTATTGCTGAAAAGTTCTACTGGTACCATAGGCAAGGATCTGCTCCCCTACATTTTAGAGTAACTGCCCTATGACTCTGCCAGGTTAATTGCCATAACAAATTGTGCCACTTGTTGGATTATTCCTTCAGGAAATCACCTTGTGTTTCAGAACACATCTCCTGGAGCACCTCTAGCATACAGCAGGGACAtatatttggttttgttttgctcagAAGAATATGCCTTAAAATTTTCCTTAGAATTCAAATTCACCTGTTAAATTCAGTAGGACCTTTAACACAGGGGTTCTTGGTGCTGATTTCATGAACCACAAGCCCAAGGCAGGTGGAGAGTCCAGAGCTTCCACATCACCAAACACTGCCCTGTCATTGCAGAGACAAGCAGACAGTGGCCAAGACGATGCGCCAGAAGGACAAGAAGCTGAAGGATGCACTGCTGCAGGTGGAGGACGAGAGGAAGCAAGCAGAGCAGTACAAAGATCAGGTACAGACCATgtcacaagggcacaggaggtTTTAGGTTTTGCCCTAAGAAAGGAAGATTCCATGTTGTGCCTCAAGCAAATGCCCTTCTGGAAAGCAGACTGTGTGCTTGCATTCTATGCTGGGAGAGCCATACAGTCCTTTACTAAAAGATGGGACAATATAATTCTTCCATGCTACATCAAGTGCCAAAGCACAAGTCCTGGTAATCAGCCAGATACAACGGTCTAACTGCACAGCAAACAGGACTGTGCACAACACCCTTGGTGCAACACAAATAGAGAGGCTGAacatattttacattaaaattttAGCTTTCTCTAATGCAAATCCATCTGCAAGCCAGAAAATCAGAGGCAGGACTatgcagagaaagaaacaaTGAGGTTGTGTCTGAATACAGTAGCTATCAGCAAAATGAACTCCCACAAAGCCAAGTTATTTTCAGGCTCGAAGCTTCCATCTTTGATTTAGGTCATGCTTCAGTACAACTCCCAATGGAAGCATGAAATTAAAACAAGGAATATAAAGTATTACAAATTAAAGCATTACTCTGAAATCTCCCTTTAGGCCGAGAAGGGCAACGTACGGCtcaagcagctgaaaaggcagctggaggaggctgaggaggagtCCCAGCGCATCAACGCCAACCGCaggaagctgcagagggagctggacgAAGCCAATGAGAGCAATgaagccctgggcagggaggttGCAGCACTAAAGAGCAAGCTCAGGTAGAGTACCCTTGTTTGGGATAGCCCTTCCCACTCACTGAGAGCCTTGACATTTAGAGCTGAACTacaaaagtgggaaaaaatccGTCAGGTGAGGAACAGGCACTGCTAATGCTGCGAAGTTATTCACTCCTCGTGCTAGCTTGGCACTCAGAACAAAAGGCCCAAGTCAGGAGTGAAGTGCATTCCATAGACTGCAGCAGCATCAGGATTTCAGCTGAGATGAACTGTGATAACATGGCCAGGCCTTACTCTGCTCTAATCAAAATCCTTTTGGCTTCAATTGGAAAAGAATTAGGCTTGGTTGCTTTTGAAAACACCCCTTATATAACGGCTGTATCTATTTGTACAGAAGCAGTCACAAAAGTGTAGAAATGCTTGTGCTTTTCACACTTTCACACATGCACAACTCACACATAATGACTGTGAACAGTCTTGGACATCACAGGCagtaaaaagcaaagcagaTTAAATTATTCTTATTCCAAAGTCTCTTTGGACTTCACCACTATGGGGTTCAGTGTCATCAGACCAAGGAAAAGATTAAAACATCCCTTTGCATTTTCTTGTTAAAACTGCATGGCAAAAAGATAAAGCTGTGATCAGTCAGCTACATCCCTGAGTTCTGCACTCACTGGGTTTGAAAACATGAGCTCACTGAAATAGAGGCTGACTTGAGTTATAAAGAAATTGCTCTATCTGCATCACTACACGATAAAATTTTGCCTTCTACCTAAGACCAACAGTACATCACATGAAAAACAAGAACCTGTTTACCTGTGTTCTCAAAGTAGTTTGCCAGACTACTTACCAGTAACGTGCTTCAGTGTTCCTGGATGTGGATTCCCTTCCAAGTGAAGGGTTATGGATGTAGCAGCCTTTTCCACTAGCACCACCTTGGGTAGTTACATGCTCCTGGCTGCTTTATGAAGCAGTGGCTGTGTCCAGCCCTTTTACATAGAACACTATATAGCTCATTTTTGTTTTATCTAAATGTtatgtaattggctgtaatgtactttgtttaattatttaaaagtaATTACCTACCTCTGATCATGACCATGTGCCTAGTTTAACTGCCAGGACTCTTTATCTCTGTTTCAGAGGGACACAGGAACCTTCGCATGACTAAGCAGGTACCATGCCTTCAACTTTGCAGCTAGCTTGTATTGCacaaatttccattttctttggCCCTGGTTAAAATTATGTGAGGTTTCTGCAAACTGTGAAGGCTTGGATATCTTGGCATTAATCTGTTTTATCAAAAAAGACAAATATTACAATAATTTAGCTACCATCAGCTGTTCATCAGTGATACATCTTTCTTACAAGTAGGTTATGTACTGACATAGACTTACCAACGTTGCATTCTCACAAGCTCTACCACCAGAGTACCTAAGCAAGtactctgattttttttgcatGAATGGTTTTTTTGCACATCATCTTTGTGCACTGCCATGAAAAGTAagattttttcaaataaaatacaCCACTGATTAGTAAAATTGATTAAAAGGACTAATGAATATGGAGTGTCACA
This Zonotrichia albicollis isolate bZonAlb1 chromosome 16, bZonAlb1.hap1, whole genome shotgun sequence DNA region includes the following protein-coding sequences:
- the MYH11 gene encoding myosin-11 isoform X2: MAQKPLSDDEKFLFVDKNFINNPLAQADWSAKKLVWIPSEKHGFEAASIKEEKGDEVVVELAENGKKVTLSKDDVQKMNPPKFSKVEDMAELTCLNEASVLHNLRERYFSGLIYTYSGLFCVVINPYKQLPIYSEKIIDMYKGKKRHEMPPHIYAIADNAYRSMLQDREDQSILCTGESGAGKTENTKKVIQYLAVVASSHKGKKDTSVTGELEKQLLQANPILEAFGNAKTVKNDNSSRFGKFIRINFDVTGYIVGANIETYLLEKSRAIRQAKDERTFHIFYYLIAGASEQMRNDLLLENFNNYTFLSSGYVPIPSQQDDEMFQETLEAMKIMGFTDEEQTAILRVVSSVLQLGNIVFKKERNTDQASMPDDTAAQKVCHLMGINVTDFTRSILTPRIKVGRDVVQKAQTKEQADFAIEALAKAKFERLFRWILARVNKALDKTKRQGASFLGILDIAGFEIFEINSFEQLCINYTNEKLQQLFNHTMFILEQEEYQREGIEWNFIDFGLDLQPCIELIERPTNPPGVLALLDEECWFPKATDTSFVEKLIAEQGNHPKFQKPKQLKDKTEFCIMHYAGKVTYNATAWLTKNMDPLNDNVTSLLNQSSDKFVADLWKDVDRIVGLDQMAKMSSESSLPSASKTKKGMFRTVGQLYKEQLTKLMTTLRNTNPNFVRCIIPNHEKRSGKLDAHLVLEQLRCNGVLEGIRICRQGFPNRIVFQEFRQRYEILAANAIPKGFMDGKQACILMIKALELDPNLYRIGQSKIFFRTGVLAHLEEERDLKITDVIIAFQAMSRGYLARKAFAKRQQQLTAMKVIQRNCAAYLKLRNWQWWRLFTKVKPLLQVTRQEEEMQAKDEELQKTKEKQQKAESELKELEQKHSQLVEEKNLLAEKLQAETELYAEAEEMRVRLAAKKQELEEVLHEMEARIEEEEERSQQLQAEKKKMQQQMLDLEEQLEQEEEARQKLQLEKVAADSKIKKMEDDILVMEDQNNKLSKERKQLEERISDLTTNLAEEEEKAKNLTKLKNKHESMISELEVRLKKEEKSRQELDKAKRKLEGEANDLHEQIAELQAQIADLKAQLAKKEEELQAALARLEDETTHKNNALKKIRELESVISDLQEDLESEKAARNKAEKQKRDLGEELEALKTELEDTLDTTAAQQELRAKREQEVTVLKRALEEETRTHEAQVQEMRQKHTQAVEELTDQLEQFKRAKANLDKAKQSLEKDNADLANEVRSLNQAKQDVEHKKKKLEVQLQDLQSKYTEGERVRTELNEKVHKLQVEVENVTSLLNEAEGKNIKLTKDVAALGSQLQDTQELLQEETRQKLNVSTKLRQLEDEKNSLQEQLDEETEAKQNVERHISTLTIQLSDSKKKIQEFTTTVEFMEEGKKKLQKEIESLTQQFEEKAASYDKLEKTKNRLQQELDDLVVDLDNQRQLVSNLEKKQKKFDQMLAEEKNISSKYADERDRAEAEAREKETKALSLARALEEALEAKEELERTNKMLKAEMEDLVSSKDDVGKNVHELEKSKRTLEQQVEEMKTQLEELEDELQAAEDAKLRLEVNMQALKGQFERDLQARDEQNEEKKRQLLRQLHEYETELEDERKQRALAAAAKKKLEMDVKDLESQADSANKGREEAIKQLRKLQAQMKDYQRELDDARAAREEIFSTARENEKKAKSLEAELLQLQEDLAAAERARKQADQEKDEMAEELASAASGRTSLQDEKRRLEARIAQLEEELEEEQGNIEAMNDRMRKAVQQAEQLNNELATERSTAQKNENARQQLERQNKELKSKLQEMEGAVKNKFKATIAALEAKISSLEEQLEQEARDKQTVAKTMRQKDKKLKDALLQVEDERKQAEQYKDQAEKGNVRLKQLKRQLEEAEEESQRINANRRKLQRELDEANESNEALGREVAALKSKLRRGNEPTSFAPPRRSGGRRVIENATDGIDNEMDARDADFNGTKASE